AGGACAACAACTCTTAAAATGCTGGCTTCCtatttcagaaaatatttcCTAATTGTTTGCCTATGACTTTATTAGTTTTGCAATTATGAATAATCACCCTAGATAATCTTTGCCTTATCATGGAAGGTAcaactaataaatttttattttttatttttagtttttgaattcAAGAATTAGTAATATTGTACCTATTATTTTGTTGGTTAATGCGGTAGAAAATTAAATtggcataataaaaaaataaagaaatgctATTATTCAGGCTTTCCAAATGACCAAACTGACAAATCTTTGATTCTCTTtccaaaataataatgaaaaactgactaagagcatctccattgcatgttgtattttttatgctatttttaacacaaaataagataaaatgctatatatattacatattattgaaattcactccattgcaaaatgctaaactaaatgctaaatttataattttataagtgattatcattattaatggcaaatctgtaaataatttagatataaacaaatttggcatatgctaaactttctaacaaatttggcacaatgtttagcatatgctaaatttagcacatgaaatagaagtgcaatggagatgtgttttttatattaaatgctaaattatagcattgtgaGGTATTTTAGCATTagagtggagatgctctaattCAGAGTCTCTGTTGGAAttcaatttcttattttaaaataaataatcaaatatttgaGGCATCTGATCCGATAGTTTAGTCACAAAATCTGCATGTGTACGTCGTTGCTTACCGCGTCCCATACATCTCTTCTTTATTGCTTTTTGGCAAAATGCATAGTTAGGTCCCTATACGATTATATTTTTGAGTTGAGTCCcttcattataatttttatataatgtttatataatgaatccctaaacttttaattttatagtcattaGTGTTAAAGGtgtcaaatcaaactaaaaaacccaattaataaattactttcaacaaaaataaaaatacctatgcctaatttaaaaaatgaataaaaatgttATTCTAGTTGCACTAACAGCGCGTGGACCGTGGGGTATACGCATTTtaattgaacaaagggtcaacgcgccccctaaacttgtgacacgaggtcatctaacccaatttatacttttttgagcaacgaACCCaaaaactcttcaattttgggtcgataaccccataattatatttttaaaacgtgtaaaatacaaatcggaggcgATGAATGCAAAAACGTAATTAGATATTTCTCTaattattacgatataattattctaaatttattttttaaaataaaaatataaattatcgggttatttgacccaaaaatgaagagttttggggatAGTTgatcaaaaaagtataaattgggttagatgatcccgtgtcacaagttcagagaGCGCATTGACCCTTTCTTCCATTTTAATTCCTTGAcggaaaatttaatttttataaaatcaaaagtggAGGGACtcaattttacaaataaaattaaaaggacttaattttgaaaatgtaATATTATGGAGTttcaaaaatgtattttatgttactttttcattttgtttcgctGACATAGTAATATTTACGGAAACacgaaaataaaacaaatttaattttctccCTCACCTTTTTTTTCTAGTCTACCACTTTTActttatacaaaaataaaaatcctcCCATTGATTCCTATTATTAATCCACATCACTCCTCTCTGTCTCTCTCCCTATATATAAATAGTACACCAACACCATCTCCACcactttgattttattttatacacaCCCAAACAAATTAAATAGTGATCATGCTCTTGCTTTCAAGAAATTTCAATTAAAGGGTTTGTGCTTtttttttgggtttgttttaaaattttgttgggttagttcaatttttttaggtTTTGAGGGGAAAAAAATGGCAGTAGAAGCTCAGTTTGCATTATGTGGCTCTCAAGATTGGATGGATAATGTCTGTGGTGGCGGTTTAAATCTTTTTTACAATCCCCATCTTCAACAACAGCAGCAACAGAAGCtgaatcatcatcatcatcatcatcatctacaacaaCAGCAACAGTTTAATAATATGAACATTGGTTGTGTTCTTGAATCTCCTCCTCTGAAAACCCCATCAATGGCTTCTTATTCTCAAATCATGGATGCTTATGATGAGAAACACAGACAAGAGATTGATTATTACATCAGATTACAGGTTAGAAATAaacttttttgttttcttggtatttgttttgattctttttattataaCCGCGACTTCGgcacgcttataccatttgagttataactcatcgTTTGTTTTGGTTTTATGATATACAGAATGAGAGACTGAGATTCTTATTACAAGAACAGAGGAAGCAACATTTGGTCTCATTAATGAAGATAATAGAATCAAAGGCCGGGCCGTTATTGAGACAAAAAGATGAGGAAATATTAGAAGGATACAAAAGAAGACGAGAGCTTGAAGATTTCTTGAAAAGAATAGAACTGGAAAATCAAGAATGGCAAAGAATATCACAAGAAAAGGAATCAATGGTTATTTCACTCAGCAACACAATCGATGAATTACGAGAAAAAAAGGGTTCATGCTGCTTTGATAATGGAGCAGAAGATGCAGAGTCTTGCTGTAATAATGACATAAACAGAGGTTCAATTCAAGAAAACAGGGTAATAAttattgatgatgatgatgatgacagGGAGGGGAGATTGAAGAAATGCAGAGGGTGTAATGATAGGAATTCGTGTATTTTATTCCTGCCTTGTAGGCATCTGTGTTCATGCAAAGATTGTGAAGCTTTTCTTGATTGTTGCCCAGTTTGTCAAACAGTAAAGAAGGCTAGTATTGAGGCTTTAATAGTTTAGATTTTCTAGGTAAAAAACTCAATTCAATGCCTTGTTTTGCAGGGCATTGGTATTTGGTCATTTTTAGATtagatttttgtttattttttgatgGAAAATCACAGAATCCTTtttgtatttactatttagATGTTAAAATTGTAGTTTTGCAGTGGTAGCAATCAAAATGGATTGGAAGGAAATTACAGAACAAGgggtaaaaagtaaaaataaagaaaaagaaaagatggcatctttttttctttaattggaTTGATTGGCCTTTTTTTGCCTTTATGGGTTTCATTATTTGTGTGTGGAATATtaatattgatttgatttgattattcagATCAAGACTTGTTATAATAGTAAAAACAGTGACAGGGGAGAGCGTGAAAGAGTTGTCAGATTCACTAACCTTGTAtaataagaattaaataaatattcgGGTTGAGACCAAAATTTACCAGAGGTGTAAAAACTGAATCTTTCGTTATCATGGCAGTATATTTTTACCCAAATTTATTGACCAGGGAAATCTGAAAAGGGTATTGAAATGAACAGTTAATATAATCTACTCTCTTGTTGTTATTCAAGATATATTCAAGAGAGTATATAAATACGTATGGTGCTTGTAATCCGATTACAGGTTATGCCAAAGCAGGTGGTATCGTTAGAGACGATGGTGGGCGTTGGTTAGGTAGTTTCTGAATGACTATCGGTATTGATTCTGTTATCGGGCAGAATTAAGGGATGTGCTTCATGGTCTTCAACTTGGATGGAGGCTCGGGCTCAGGAAAATTCTTCTGAAGTCGATAACCCGACTGTGGTTGAGAATATTAGAAATATCTCTGATGCATGACAATTTTCTTGCATTGTTGCTGCAATTCGGGCAATGTTGGCTAGAGATTGCGTGGTTAAGTTCTATCATATATCGGAAAGCTAACTTTACGGCGGACTATCTCGCTTCGATTAGCAGCGACTCCCTTATTGGTTATATTTCTCATGATACCCATGCTATTAGTGTGCTTCCTAGGCTTGGCTATTAGTGTGCTTCCTAGGCTTGCCCATGATCTTTATGGTATTATTCATAGAGATTAGTTTCTTTGTTTAAGGCTTTGCCTCTTTCTTTGTACAAAAAAGAAATATTAGTGATATCTAAAGTctt
This window of the Mercurialis annua linkage group LG5, ddMerAnnu1.2, whole genome shotgun sequence genome carries:
- the LOC126680065 gene encoding probable BOI-related E3 ubiquitin-protein ligase 2 yields the protein MAVEAQFALCGSQDWMDNVCGGGLNLFYNPHLQQQQQQKLNHHHHHHHLQQQQQFNNMNIGCVLESPPLKTPSMASYSQIMDAYDEKHRQEIDYYIRLQNERLRFLLQEQRKQHLVSLMKIIESKAGPLLRQKDEEILEGYKRRRELEDFLKRIELENQEWQRISQEKESMVISLSNTIDELREKKGSCCFDNGAEDAESCCNNDINRGSIQENRVIIIDDDDDDREGRLKKCRGCNDRNSCILFLPCRHLCSCKDCEAFLDCCPVCQTVKKASIEALIV